CCACCCCGGTCACCACTCTGGATAAATAAGACCGTCTGCCGTATTGGCCAGACTCCCGCTGTTCACAGTCACCGGAAACGTGCTGGGATCTGGGGCCGTATATGAAGGCTCATTCAGCCGATCATAAATGATCGGATTCTTTCCCTGCACCAGTTGGTTGTAAGGCGTCGCAGGCGCTGCATTAGTTCCATTTTGATAATGTGCCAGAATTTCCGCAGCTGAGAGCACATTGGTATAAATTGCCACCTCATCCACAGTTCCAAAGAAAGGAAAAGCGTAATCGCTCCGCTTGCCAATGGTTAATGCTCCATTCACATTCGGAACATAGCCGGTTGGAACACCAGTCGTGGCAACACCATTGACGTAGATGCTTGCATTCGTGCCGGTATACACCACTGCCACGTGATACCATGTCCCTGGCACAGGTGCTTCACCACCGGTAATGCTTAGCGAGGTATTTCCTGCATTCTGGTTGTAC
The Pedosphaera parvula Ellin514 DNA segment above includes these coding regions:
- a CDS encoding LamG domain-containing protein, coding for MKPMRKTFLTGLALAVLSTIITPNVRADYSNTVASFNPLGYWRLSESVQPPPPDVATNLGSLGSTARGYYAGGSYHPAAGALVGSADSAASFDGASGIVAVPYSSKLSFSGPFTAEGWFNPGATTGSFACPLSCGQFGAVRSGWLIYQSATGWNFRMYNQNAGNTSLSITGGEAPVPGTWYHVAVVYTGTNASIYVNGVATTGVPTGYVPNVNGALTIGKRSDYAFPFFGTVDEVAIYTNVLSAAEILAHYQNGTNAAPATPYNQLVQGKNPIIYDRLNEPSYTAPDPSTFPVTVNSGSLANTADGLIYPEW